The following coding sequences lie in one Rhinolophus ferrumequinum isolate MPI-CBG mRhiFer1 chromosome 14, mRhiFer1_v1.p, whole genome shotgun sequence genomic window:
- the ZNF34 gene encoding zinc finger protein 34 isoform X1, translating into MAAWHLSAPPQGEVTFEDVAVLLSREEWGRLGPAERGLYRDVMLETYGHLVSLGAGPAGPKPGVITQLERGDEPWVLDMQGAEETGRLRVDGSAYRTWTEYMEFASGEMLDGAELDQLRGADPWTQEPGEACKHVVEPEESLDKPTEKRGPRPITVTNKESSHESGGSLGLGSSPISDQRPHQCDICEQSFEQRSYLNNHKRVHRSKKTNIVHDSGEIVSANLVIRDQKILAGKKLHYCGYCGKGFRYSANLTKHQRLHSEEKPYKCSECGKAFSQSCEFINHRRVHSGEIPYRCAECGKTFNRRPNLMKHQRIHTGEKPYKCGECGKHFSAYSSLIYHQRIHTGEKPYKCNECGKAFSDSSILIRHRRTHTGEKPFECKECGKGFTQSSNLIQHQRIHTGEKPYKCNECEKAFIQKTKLVEHQRSHTGEKPYECNDCGKVFSQSTHLLQHWRVHTGEKPYVCGECDKAFHNSSRLIQHQRSHHGEKPYKCSDCKKAFSQGAHLAQHRRVHTGEKPYACGQCGKAFRHSSNVFQHQRLHLREGACT; encoded by the exons ATGGCGGCTTGGCACCTGTCTGCCCCACCCCAG GGTGAGGTGACCTTTGAGGACGTGGCCGTGCTCCTCTCCCGGGAGGAGTGGGGCCGTCTGGGCCCTGCTGAGCGGGGCCTCTACAGGGACGTGATGCTGGAGACCTACGGGCACCTGGTCTCTCTGG GAGCTGGACCTGCAGGTCCCAAGCCTGGAGTGATCACACAGTTGGAACGAGGGGACGAACCGTGGGTCCTGGACATGCAGGGTGCCGAGGAGACAGGGCGACTGAGAGTTGATGGCTCAG CTTATAGGACCTGGACTGAGTACATGGAGTTTGCTTCAGGGGAGATGCTGGATGGGGCAGAACTGGACCAACTCAGGGGGGCTGATCCCTGGACTCAAGAGCCAGGAGAAGCCTGTAAGCATGTCGTGGAGCCAGAGGAGAGCCTGGACAAGCCCACGGAGAAGAGGGGCCCCAGGCCAATCACAGTGACCAACAAGGAGAGCAGCCATGAGTCTGGAGGAAGCCTCGGGTTGGGGTCAAGCCCTATCTCTGATCAGAGACCTCACCAATGTGATATATGTGAGCAAAGTTTTGAACAGAGATCATATCTCAATAACCATAAGCGTGTACACAGgtcaaaaaaaacaaatatagttCATGATTCTGGGGAAATCGTCAGTGCCAATTTAGTTATCAGAGATCAGAAAATTCTTGCTGGGAAAAAACTGCATTATTGTGGTTACTGTGGGAAAGGCTTCAGGTACAGTGCTAACCTGACCAAGCACCAGCGGCTTCACAGTGAGGAGAAGCCCTACAAGTGCagtgagtgtgggaaagccttcagccaGAGCTGCGAGTTTATCAACCACCGTAGGGTGCACTCGGGCGAGATTCCCTACCGCTGTGCTGAGTGTGGGAAGACATTCAACCGGAGGCCCAACCTCATGAAGCACCAGCGGATCCACACCGGGGAGAAGCCCTACAAGTGTGGTGAGTGTGGGAAACACTTCAGCGCCTACTCATCCCTCATTTATCACCAGAGAatccacacaggagagaaaccctacaAATGCAACGAGTGTGGGAAGGCGTTCAGTGACAGCTCAATCCTTATCCGACATCGTCGcactcacactggagagaagccaTTTGAGTGTAAGGAATGTGGCAAAGGCTTTACCCAAAGTTCTAACCTTATCCAACACCAAAggattcacactggagagaaaccctacaAATGTAACGAATGTGAGAAAGCCTTCATCCAAAAAACTAAACTTGTCGAACATCAGAGAAGCCACACTGGCGAGAAGCCCTACGAGTGCAATGACTGCGGCAAAGTCTTCAGCCAGAGCACACACCTCCTCCAGCACTGGCGGgtccacactggggagaagccctacGTGTGTGGCGAGTGTGACAAGGCCTTTCACAACAGCTCCAGACTCATCCAGCATCAGCGATCGCACCATGGAGAGAAGCCATACAAATGCAGTGACTGCAAGAAGGCCTTTAGCCAGGGCGCTCACCTCGCCCAGCATCGGCGGGTCCACACCGGGGAGAAGCCCTATGCATGCGGCCAGTGCGGCAAGGCCTTCCGGCACAGCTCCAATGTGTTCCAGCACCAGCGGCTGCACCTCCGGGAAGGCGCCTGCACGTGA
- the ZNF34 gene encoding zinc finger protein 34 isoform X2 produces the protein MEFASGEMLDGAELDQLRGADPWTQEPGEACKHVVEPEESLDKPTEKRGPRPITVTNKESSHESGGSLGLGSSPISDQRPHQCDICEQSFEQRSYLNNHKRVHRSKKTNIVHDSGEIVSANLVIRDQKILAGKKLHYCGYCGKGFRYSANLTKHQRLHSEEKPYKCSECGKAFSQSCEFINHRRVHSGEIPYRCAECGKTFNRRPNLMKHQRIHTGEKPYKCGECGKHFSAYSSLIYHQRIHTGEKPYKCNECGKAFSDSSILIRHRRTHTGEKPFECKECGKGFTQSSNLIQHQRIHTGEKPYKCNECEKAFIQKTKLVEHQRSHTGEKPYECNDCGKVFSQSTHLLQHWRVHTGEKPYVCGECDKAFHNSSRLIQHQRSHHGEKPYKCSDCKKAFSQGAHLAQHRRVHTGEKPYACGQCGKAFRHSSNVFQHQRLHLREGACT, from the coding sequence ATGGAGTTTGCTTCAGGGGAGATGCTGGATGGGGCAGAACTGGACCAACTCAGGGGGGCTGATCCCTGGACTCAAGAGCCAGGAGAAGCCTGTAAGCATGTCGTGGAGCCAGAGGAGAGCCTGGACAAGCCCACGGAGAAGAGGGGCCCCAGGCCAATCACAGTGACCAACAAGGAGAGCAGCCATGAGTCTGGAGGAAGCCTCGGGTTGGGGTCAAGCCCTATCTCTGATCAGAGACCTCACCAATGTGATATATGTGAGCAAAGTTTTGAACAGAGATCATATCTCAATAACCATAAGCGTGTACACAGgtcaaaaaaaacaaatatagttCATGATTCTGGGGAAATCGTCAGTGCCAATTTAGTTATCAGAGATCAGAAAATTCTTGCTGGGAAAAAACTGCATTATTGTGGTTACTGTGGGAAAGGCTTCAGGTACAGTGCTAACCTGACCAAGCACCAGCGGCTTCACAGTGAGGAGAAGCCCTACAAGTGCagtgagtgtgggaaagccttcagccaGAGCTGCGAGTTTATCAACCACCGTAGGGTGCACTCGGGCGAGATTCCCTACCGCTGTGCTGAGTGTGGGAAGACATTCAACCGGAGGCCCAACCTCATGAAGCACCAGCGGATCCACACCGGGGAGAAGCCCTACAAGTGTGGTGAGTGTGGGAAACACTTCAGCGCCTACTCATCCCTCATTTATCACCAGAGAatccacacaggagagaaaccctacaAATGCAACGAGTGTGGGAAGGCGTTCAGTGACAGCTCAATCCTTATCCGACATCGTCGcactcacactggagagaagccaTTTGAGTGTAAGGAATGTGGCAAAGGCTTTACCCAAAGTTCTAACCTTATCCAACACCAAAggattcacactggagagaaaccctacaAATGTAACGAATGTGAGAAAGCCTTCATCCAAAAAACTAAACTTGTCGAACATCAGAGAAGCCACACTGGCGAGAAGCCCTACGAGTGCAATGACTGCGGCAAAGTCTTCAGCCAGAGCACACACCTCCTCCAGCACTGGCGGgtccacactggggagaagccctacGTGTGTGGCGAGTGTGACAAGGCCTTTCACAACAGCTCCAGACTCATCCAGCATCAGCGATCGCACCATGGAGAGAAGCCATACAAATGCAGTGACTGCAAGAAGGCCTTTAGCCAGGGCGCTCACCTCGCCCAGCATCGGCGGGTCCACACCGGGGAGAAGCCCTATGCATGCGGCCAGTGCGGCAAGGCCTTCCGGCACAGCTCCAATGTGTTCCAGCACCAGCGGCTGCACCTCCGGGAAGGCGCCTGCACGTGA
- the ZNF250 gene encoding zinc finger protein 250 produces MAAARLLPPPAGPQVKVTFEDVAVFLSQEEWDHLCPAQRGLYRHVMMETYGNVVSLGLPGTKPNVISQLERGEEPWVLDGQGTAESRGLGSGHSECEDKGGIHNRDLSLNPVISEEILVPGERPLGCIGPGSCEPERSSCLRAGPVVPLEGQIVRPADPATGQQPVPSGDRPFRCIECGKAFGRSSHLLQHQRTHTGEKPYVCGECGKAFSQSSVLSKHRRIHTGEKPYACAECGKAFRVSSDLAQHHKIHTGEKPHECPECRKAFTQLSHLIQHQRIHTGERPYVCALCGKAFNHSTVLRSHQRVHTGEKPHACADCGRAFSVKRTLLQHQRVHTGEKPYACGQCGRAFSDRSVLIQHHNVHTGEKPYECGECGKAFSHRSTLMNHERIHTEEKPYGCYACGKAFVQHSHLIQHQRVHTGEKPYVCGECGHAFSARRSLVQHERIHTGERPFRCTQCAKAFSLKATLIVHLRTHTGERPYECGRCGKAFSQYSVLIQHQRIHTGERPYECGECGRAFNQHGHLIQHQKVHRKL; encoded by the exons ATGGCAGCGGCCAGGCTCCTGCCGCCTCCAGCGGGACCCCAG GTCAAGGTGACCTTTGAGGATGTGGCCGTGTTCCTCTCTCAGGAGGAGTGGGACCACCTGTGCCCTGCTCAGCGGGGCCTCTACCGACATGTGATGATGGAGACCTACGGGAACGTGGTTTCTCTGG GACTTCCAGGAACGAAGCCCAACGTGATCTCCCAGCTGGAGCGAGGAGAGGAGCCATGGGTCCTGGATGGGCAGGGTACAGCAGAGAGCAGGGGCCTGGGCAGTGGCCATTCAG AATGTGAGGACAAGGGAGGAATCCACAATAGAGATTTGAGTCTGAATCCGGTCATTTCAGAGGAAATACTGGTTCCAGGGGAAAGACCTCTGGGGTGCATTGGTCCCGGGAGCTGTGAACCTGAGCGCAGCTCCTGTCTCAGGGCCGGCCCTGTTGTCCCCCTGGAGGGGCAGATCGTGCGCCCTGCTGACCCTGCCACTGGGCAGCAGCCCGTTCCCAGCGGGGACAGGCCCTTCAGGTGCATCGAGTGCGGGAAGGCCTTCGGCCGCAGCTCCCACCTCCTGCAGCACCAGAGGACCCACACGGGCGAGAAGCCCTACGTGTGCGGCGAGTGCGGCAAGGCCTTCAGTCAGAGCTCGGTGCTCAGCAAGCACCGGCGGATCCACACGGGCGAGAAGCCGTACGCGTGCGCCGAGTGCGGCAAGGCCTTCCGTGTGAGCTCCGACCTGGCACAGCATCATAAGATCCACACAGGCGAGAAGCCGCACGAGTGTCCCGAGTGCCGCAAGGCCTTCACGCAGCTGTCACACCTCATCCAGCACCAGCGCATCCACACGGGCGAGCGGCCCTACGTGTGCGCGCTGTGCGGTAAGGCCTTCAACCACAGCACGGTGCTGCGCAGCCACCAGCGCGTGCACACCGGGGAGAAGCCACACGCGTGCGCCGACTGCGGCCGAGCCTTCAGCGTGAAGAGGACGCTGCTGCAGCACCAGCGCGTGCACACTGGCGAGAAGCCCTACGCGTGCGGCCAGTGTGGCCGCGCCTTCAGCGACCGCTCCGTGCTCATTCAGCACCACAACGTGcacactggggagaagccctacGAGTGCGGGGAGTGCGGCAAGGCCTTCAGCCACCGCTCCACGCTCATGAACCACGAGCGCATCCACACGGAGGAGAAACCTTATGGCTGCTACGCGTGTGGGAAGGCCTTCGTGCAGCACTCGCACCTCATCCAGCACCAGCGCGTGCACACGGGTGAGAAGCCCTATGTGTGCGGTGAGTGCGGCCACGCCTTCAGCGCCCGCCGCTCGCTCGTGCAGCACGAGAGGATCCACACGGGTGAGCGTCCCTTCCGCTGCACGCAGTGCGCCAAGGCCTTCAGCCTCAAGGCCACGCTGATCGTGCACCTGCGGACACACACTGGCGAGCGGCCCTACGAGTGCGGCCGCTGCGGCAAGGCCTTCAGCCAGTACTCCGTGCTCATCCAGCACCAGCGCATCCACACGGGCGAGCGGCCCTACGAGTGCGGCGAGTGTGGCCGCGCCTTCAACCAGCACGGGCACCTGATCCAGCACCAGAAGGTGCACCGGAAGCTGTGA